From the genome of Hyperolius riggenbachi isolate aHypRig1 chromosome 9, aHypRig1.pri, whole genome shotgun sequence, one region includes:
- the ZBTB25 gene encoding zinc finger and BTB domain-containing protein 25 encodes MDQSNHSLVLLQQLNMQREFGFLCDCTVAIGDVYFKAHRAVLAAFSNYFKMIFIHQSSECIKIQPTDIQPDIFSYLLHVMYTGKTPKQSVDHFRLEEGVRFLHANLLSMTASETSQVLPSETMQSSNLYGIQISTAQKTPKESSNLRNNLQNTSRAAQQGEQPQLQLSLAIGLEGVGSEQQSSHFPAQVGTSVKSLEDIQNTVKTIKQESCDSDSIKSPQPSLLPQDDSESTFVKSAEKMYSCHYCGEHFDSRGTLRDHLHIHVSQSLPFGVPTSILESDDLGEVRPILENIENTESCRLGTFEALQNPSHAEHLQLSQLSFLSKDTDPIELNCNFSFLRKRKFTCTVCGHRFVRRSQLLEHLYTHKSKPPKLSRYDRFGNQIEQALQTYCNSLTDSTQKDTDKLLEPPDFLDDEEPTNSQEDDSVLVE; translated from the exons ATGGATCAATCCAATCACAGTCTGGTTCTGCTCCAGCAGTTGAACATGCAGCGAGAGTTTGGCTTCCTTTGTGACTGCACTGTCGCCATCGGAGATGTGTACTTTAAGGCCCACAGAGCCGTTCTTGCTGCCTTTTCAAACTATTTCAAGATGATCTTCATTCACCAGTCCAG TGAATGTATCAAGATCCAGCCAACAGACATTCAGCCGGACATATTCAGTTACCTCTTGCATGTCATGTATACAGGAAAAACTCCCAAACAAAGTGTGGACCATTTCCGACTAGAGGAAGGAGTTAGGTTTCTTCATGCTAACCTCCTGTCCATGACAGCCTCTGAGACGAGTCAAGTTTTGCCTTCAGAAACCATGCAGTCCTCTAATTTGTATGGAATTCAGATCTCAACAGCCCAAAAAACACCTAAAGAAAGCAGCAATCTTAGAAATAATTTGCAAAATACATCAAGAGCAGCTCAACAAGGAGAGCAGCCTCAGCTACAGCTGTCTCTTGCCATCGGTCTTGAAGGTGTAGGCTCTGAGCAGCAGAGTTCACATTTTCCTGCCCAGGTGGGAACCTCCGTTAAATCACTAGAAGACATTCAGAACACCGTAAAGACCATAAAGCAGGAGTCCTGTGACAGCGATTCCATAAAATCTCCTCAACCGTCATTGCTACCCCAAGATGATTCAGAGTCAACGTTCGTTAAAAGTGCTGAGAAAATGTACTCATGTCACTACTGTGGTGAACACTTTGACTCCCGGGGTACTTTGAGGGATCACTTGCATATACATGTATCCCAGTCCCTCCCTTTCGGGGTTCCCACCTCTATTCTGGAGAGTGATGACTTGGGAGAAGTTCGTCCCATACTTGAAAACATCGAGAACACAGAGAGTTGCCGACTCGGGACTTTTGAAGCTCTTCAAAATCCCAGCCACGCGGAACATCTTCAGCTCAGCCAACTCTCCTTCCTGTCGAAGGACACCGATCCCATAGAACTGAACTGTAACTTCTCCTTCCTGCGAAAAAGAAAATTCACCTGTACCGTCTGTGGACACAGATTTGTACGCAGGAGCCAGTTACTGGAACATTTGTACACCCACAAATCTAAACCCCCTAAGCTCAGTCGCTATGACAGATTCGGCAATCAGATAGAACAGGCTTTACAGACTTACTGTAACAGTCTGACTGACAGTACTCAGAAAGATACTGACAAACTGCTAGAACCACCAGACTTCCTTGACGATGAGGAGCCCACAAACTCACAAGAAGATGATTCTGTTCTGGTTGAATAA